TCTCGACTCTCTTATTTTACGAGGATCATCGGTGGCCGCCCATCGACTCCAGGAAGTTGGCCCTGGCAAGTTGCCGTGCTGAACAGATTTCGTGTGAGTTcatcaatttaaaattttaaattgccTCTTAATTTTGACTTATAAATGTAAatctaattataaattgtacCTTAATTGGTTCAATTAAttgctaaaataaaattattttacaggaGGCTTTCTGTGGGGGTACTTTGGTTTCACCAAGATGGGTATTAACAGCTGCACATTGTATCAGGAAACGACTTTATGTTCGCATTGGGGAGCACGATCTGACTGTGAAAGAGGGCACCGAACTGGAATTAAGGGTATTTGGCGCGTATACACATTCGCgtatgtaattttttatatttttgttaattaaattttttattcctATTTTTCAGGTGGATTCGGTCACGATACATCCCGAATACGACGCAGACACAGTGGACAATGACGTCGCTATGCTGCGTCTTCCGGTTACTTTAACAGCATCACCGTCCAGAGGAATCGCTTGTCTCCCAGCGCCTAGCCAGCCTCTACCCGCCAATCAACTGTGCACCATTATTGGCTGGGGAAAATCGCGAGTCACTGATGACTACGGAACCGACGTTCTTCACGAGGCACGGGTACGTTGCATTCAAGTACCATCGAATTTAATAGCGTTCACCCTTCTTGTTTCATAGTTTTTCAATTTAGTAAAACTAAGATAATCACTTTTGGTATTAGAAGTAATAGTTTCGTTTTCCTGACATTCCtttaaatatatcttaaaaACAGTCTGACTaaagaacaattatttaaaatgaataatgtttctatagctttgaatagaaattttattattttagaattttctaCTATTATTTCGAACGAAAGTTTTTCCTATGTAAGCCAGGAACTTAAGAATATTTGTACTTATTAGtgaaaatagtaatttttattgATCCGCTAATGGACAAGtgctttaaaaaaattaatcaaaaatttATATCATCAAGTTTCTTGCTCATTTTCCATTTCAGATACCCATAGTTTCTTCAGAAGCATGTCGAAATGTCTACGTAGATTACAGAATCACCGATAACATGTTCTGCGCGGGATATCGTCGCGGAAAAATGGATTCATGCGCGGGTGACAGCGGAGGCCCGATTCTGTGTCAGGATCCCAGGAGACCCAATCGACCGTGGACCATTTTTGGTATTACTAGTTTCGGCGAAGGTTGTGGCAAACGTGGAAAGTTCGGAATATACGCCAGACTATCGAACTACGTTCGCTGGATCAGCAAAGTGATGAAAGAAACTGATGATTTTGATTGAAATCTTCATACCTTCACACACCTGTGTGTTTGGCTCTAATTATCGTGCTCAGTGCTATTAACTGTGACCCGTAACAACCTTTGAAATAATATCCAGCGTGCTTTAAACGCAATTAAGTATGAGGACGATCCGAGTAACAGATTAATCATTCTCACCGCCAATGTTCACTCGAAACGAATgccatttattattaattttctttctctctctactGATACAGCATTACTTTGTATACCGTTAACAACGTCCATTTTATACAGATAGATGACAACAATAAAAAGTAATGTAATGTTGTTGTATAAGTTAGGACAAGTGTAACATTGTAGATAGTTTAAGGGAACAGAGCTATTGGTGACGAGAATCGACAGCCGACAGTTTTCTATTTAGTCTTAAGATCAGCAGGCGATGATGGGCTAGTGGCCACGTGTAGTCCTTGTGAGACACGTAGGCTTAGGTCAAAAAGGATGTGCATGAGCGCGTGCGcgcacgtgtgtgtgtgtgtttgtagCGAGTGCCTGCGTGAAGACAAGAGAGTCTTAGCCAGCGAATGTAAGCGAACGGAACAGCGAGTGTGAGCGACCGTCTCTTTTTTCCtagcaataaaataatagttcaaGCTCTCGTAGTAGTCATCTATCATCCCTACAGTAATCGTTCGATTTATCATACAAAACAAGGGTGAATCTTCATGGAGAATCGAACACAAAACACAGCCAACGATCTCTTTCTTCCTCACATTCTTTATTCAAATTATACGAAATGTAACGTGAAAAAAATCGTACAATATACATTTGTGCAGACCGATATTGTATTCGTTTTAGAGTACTAATAGAAACCGAACGCTTCGAAGGTagtcaaaagaaaagaaaatgaaattgtcAAGGGAGCATTATTAAAAATCTAGAAAACTCTTTACCATAACCACGGATCCAGTCTTTGACTGGATCGTGGTGCCATCTCTCGCGCTTGGTAACATGCCAGGGACGCGTGATACGCAAACTAATTAGTGGAGACTATGTCGTGACGATTAACAAAGTATCATAAAGAGTTTCACTGAATTCGCGACGACATATAccgataatatttttcttttgtttttatgcCATATTTTTCTCTTATCTTCTGTATAATCAGTTTCGTAAAACCTTGAACATTCGGTCATTTACAAATTGGTCGAACCGTTTTAGTTGAATTTGCATTTAGAGAAGTCCATCTCAGGATGCTGTTCCATGAACctgaaaaacaaaaatttacGACATTTAGATCTTTAACATTAAGTTGATTTATAGCGAATTTGTGATTGTTATCTCGTACTTTTTGATTACATCCTGCTTCTTCTGTTCGTCGGACGTTGGCAGACCCAGTTCCTTCTGTCTCTGGTCGTACATCATCTTCTCCACCAGACCTCTGGTTTCACCGTCGAGATCGGAGAGTTTACTAGGCTCAGGATTCACTTTCTTCGTGCTGATCTCTGGGTCACAGACCACCACGTGCGCCCACCATTGCATTTTGTTCACCTGCGGAAAGAATAGTTGATTGCTGCTTTCAATTAACTGTTCGTTAAACAGAATCAGTGTTTAAAGAATCTCTGAATGTATTGGATTTATGTATAAAAGTTGAAAGTTAGAATATTTTCGAAGAACAACCATTTTAAGTTAGATCGATAATAAAAAAGTATCGAAACATACCGCGTTATTTACTTAAATttgtttttgataaaaattgaaagttaACTTGTGCAAACAGAGAAGGCTGAATTtcgaatataaaacaaacaaaccTCGAAAATAATCCAAAAAGTCCTACCTCACTCTTCATTAACTCGATAAACACAAAATCATCAATGAGATATCTATCGTGATTAACCAATTATCGAAGTACCAACAAACGCCACCGAATCCTGTCAATTAAAGATCAAGCAAACAGTTGCTTGTTAAATGGTCACGATTTAACCTTCGccaaaattttttatacattgGCTTGATCATTCAGGGCCACGTCAAGTCAAACGAATTCTTTGCGTATTCGATACCATCGGACAGAATTCCCGCTAGCGCGATAGCATCGTCGAAATCCTCGTTTGGACAAGGTCGCGTGTCCAGGGTACCGAGGAACGAATGAAATTGGCATATTTATTCGCATCACTTACCTTCTCCAGGTTGATCAACAGCAGTTTTCCATCCTCGATCACCCAAGTGGATTCTTC
The Bombus terrestris chromosome 10, iyBomTerr1.2, whole genome shotgun sequence genome window above contains:
- the LOC100642698 gene encoding chymotrypsinogen B isoform X3, with product MSDGNNGTSWQRVVGQNSAVVQLPKNRSTKLSYFTNWSEWSVCDRHCTQNRVRRCRVKKKCSTTILREERTCQHNRKSRWRRCKQHQRRGHRQKDKFHVIQVPRKEAEPRQGRQRGKDQTIGYYGKWSRWSPCTRLCTTQRHRWCKKPGICGRDVIRESAYCYVEGSFCQRWIHRKIRGSQEEDSDDIVLDEFELNPNTVDSFIPEKNSHTWRCGVPSTQKTSRLSYFTRIIGGRPSTPGSWPWQVAVLNRFREAFCGGTLVSPRWVLTAAHCIRKRLYVRIGEHDLTVKEGTELELRVDSVTIHPEYDADTVDNDVAMLRLPVTLTASPSRGIACLPAPSQPLPANQLCTIIGWGKSRVTDDYGTDVLHEARIPIVSSEACRNVYVDYRITDNMFCAGYRRGKMDSCAGDSGGPILCQDPRRPNRPWTIFGITSFGEGCGKRGKFGIYARLSNYVRWISKVMKETDDFD